The Ascaphus truei isolate aAscTru1 chromosome 11, aAscTru1.hap1, whole genome shotgun sequence genome includes a window with the following:
- the LOC142463473 gene encoding uncharacterized protein LOC142463473 isoform X1 has protein sequence MNQDKKQMTERILNHTLEIIYLLTGEDYIVVKKHGEHVTDSSSPCVTEGLCRTQRHIMEHPTNSRIHGRNNARMLETEKILEHTNRIIHLLTGEVPIKCDDVAVYLSMEEWGYLEEHKELYKDVMENNLISLDMSMTRDSWTGCQTPLCSPDRVNEDNSVIKNDQGTNRLMQNKPRKRHTKSVRYMANESSSREEENVTGSHIYTLKEHTENACTHIMEGCKGITNAHTLVNCKCSECGKNVKNKSAYEIHQKVHTTERLYSSFEGQKCFTSNSDLFKNHTIHEGEKWFGCSECGKHFPSKYSLVRHFTVHTGEKPFVCSECGKCFNQNSNLVKHQRIHTGEKPFVCSKCGNCFSNSSSLAAHQIIHTRDKPCVCSECGKSFSHRSNLLKHQKIHTGEKPFVCTECGKCFSHYSTFVIHQRIHTGERPFVCSECEKCFSSSSTLVKHQQIHTGEKPFICSECGKCFSNRSNLVKHQIIHTGEKPFVCALCGKCFTHNSALVTHQKIHTGD, from the exons ATGAACCAGGACAAGAAGCAGATGACTGAGAGGATCTTGAATCACACCCTGGAGATCATCTACctgctgactggagag GATTATATTGTTGTGAAGAAGCACGGTGAGCATGTCACAGACAGCAGCAGTCCCTGTGTCACCGAAGGATTGTGCAGGACCCAGAGACACATCATGGAGCATCCAACTAACTCACGGATACATGGCAGAAACAATGCCAGGATGCTGGAGACTGAGAAGATCCTGGAACACACCAACAGGATCATTCACCTActgactggagag GTACCTATAAAGTGTGACGATGTTGCTGTGTATTTATCCATGGAGGAGTGGGGTTATTTAGAAGAACACAAGGAGCTCTACAAGGATGTGATGGAGAATAACCTCATATCACTGG ATATGTCCATGACCAGAGATTCATGGACAGGATGTCAAACTCCTCTTTGCTCACCAGATCGTGTAAATGAAGATAACAGTGTTATTAAAAATGATCAGGGAACAAATCGCTTGATGCAAAATAAACCAAGAAAAAGACACACAAAATCTGTGAGATACATGGCTAATGAATCAAGCTCACGGGAAGAAGAAAATGTCACAGGCTCCCACATTTATACACTCAAAGAACATACAGAAAATGCATGTACTCATATTATGGAAGGATGCAAAGGAATCACTAATGCACATACACTTGTGAATTGTAAGTGCAGTGAATGTGGTAAAAACGTTAAAAATAAATCGGCTTATGAAATTCACCAAAAAGTACATACCACAGAAAGGTTGTATAGCAGCTTTGAAGGTCAGAAATGCTTTACTAGTAACTCAGATCTTTTTAAAAATCATACAATTCATGAGGGAGAAAAGTGGTTTGGttgctctgaatgtggaaaaCACTTTCCTAGTAAATATAGTCTTGTTAGACATTTTACAGTTCATACGGGAGAGAAACcttttgtttgctctgaatgtgggaaatgttttaaccAGAACTCGaatcttgttaaacatcagagaattcacacaggagaaaagcCATTTGTTTGCTCTAAATGTGGGAACTGTTTTTCCAATAGCTCAAGTCTTGCTGCACATCAAATCATTCATACAAGAGATAAACCAtgtgtttgctctgaatgtgggaaaagtttttccCACAGATCAAATCTTCTTAAACATCAgaaaattcacacaggagaaaagcCATTTGTTTGCACTGAATGTGGAAAATGTTTTTCCCACTACTCAACTTTTGTTatacatcagagaattcacacaggagagagaccatttgtttgctctgaatgtgaaAAATGTTTTTCCAGCAGCTCAACTCTTGTTAAACATCAGcaaattcacacaggagagaagccatttatttgttctgaatgtgggaaatgtttttccaACCGCTCAaatcttgttaaacatcagatAATTCACACGGGAGAGAAGCCGTTTGTTTGCGCTTTATGTGGCAAATGTTTTACTCACAACTCTGCTCTTGTTACACATCAGAAAATTCACACAGGAGATTAA
- the LOC142463473 gene encoding uncharacterized protein LOC142463473 isoform X2 yields the protein MEHPTNSRIHGRNNARMLETEKILEHTNRIIHLLTGEVPIKCDDVAVYLSMEEWGYLEEHKELYKDVMENNLISLDMSMTRDSWTGCQTPLCSPDRVNEDNSVIKNDQGTNRLMQNKPRKRHTKSVRYMANESSSREEENVTGSHIYTLKEHTENACTHIMEGCKGITNAHTLVNCKCSECGKNVKNKSAYEIHQKVHTTERLYSSFEGQKCFTSNSDLFKNHTIHEGEKWFGCSECGKHFPSKYSLVRHFTVHTGEKPFVCSECGKCFNQNSNLVKHQRIHTGEKPFVCSKCGNCFSNSSSLAAHQIIHTRDKPCVCSECGKSFSHRSNLLKHQKIHTGEKPFVCTECGKCFSHYSTFVIHQRIHTGERPFVCSECEKCFSSSSTLVKHQQIHTGEKPFICSECGKCFSNRSNLVKHQIIHTGEKPFVCALCGKCFTHNSALVTHQKIHTGD from the exons ATGGAGCATCCAACTAACTCACGGATACATGGCAGAAACAATGCCAGGATGCTGGAGACTGAGAAGATCCTGGAACACACCAACAGGATCATTCACCTActgactggagag GTACCTATAAAGTGTGACGATGTTGCTGTGTATTTATCCATGGAGGAGTGGGGTTATTTAGAAGAACACAAGGAGCTCTACAAGGATGTGATGGAGAATAACCTCATATCACTGG ATATGTCCATGACCAGAGATTCATGGACAGGATGTCAAACTCCTCTTTGCTCACCAGATCGTGTAAATGAAGATAACAGTGTTATTAAAAATGATCAGGGAACAAATCGCTTGATGCAAAATAAACCAAGAAAAAGACACACAAAATCTGTGAGATACATGGCTAATGAATCAAGCTCACGGGAAGAAGAAAATGTCACAGGCTCCCACATTTATACACTCAAAGAACATACAGAAAATGCATGTACTCATATTATGGAAGGATGCAAAGGAATCACTAATGCACATACACTTGTGAATTGTAAGTGCAGTGAATGTGGTAAAAACGTTAAAAATAAATCGGCTTATGAAATTCACCAAAAAGTACATACCACAGAAAGGTTGTATAGCAGCTTTGAAGGTCAGAAATGCTTTACTAGTAACTCAGATCTTTTTAAAAATCATACAATTCATGAGGGAGAAAAGTGGTTTGGttgctctgaatgtggaaaaCACTTTCCTAGTAAATATAGTCTTGTTAGACATTTTACAGTTCATACGGGAGAGAAACcttttgtttgctctgaatgtgggaaatgttttaaccAGAACTCGaatcttgttaaacatcagagaattcacacaggagaaaagcCATTTGTTTGCTCTAAATGTGGGAACTGTTTTTCCAATAGCTCAAGTCTTGCTGCACATCAAATCATTCATACAAGAGATAAACCAtgtgtttgctctgaatgtgggaaaagtttttccCACAGATCAAATCTTCTTAAACATCAgaaaattcacacaggagaaaagcCATTTGTTTGCACTGAATGTGGAAAATGTTTTTCCCACTACTCAACTTTTGTTatacatcagagaattcacacaggagagagaccatttgtttgctctgaatgtgaaAAATGTTTTTCCAGCAGCTCAACTCTTGTTAAACATCAGcaaattcacacaggagagaagccatttatttgttctgaatgtgggaaatgtttttccaACCGCTCAaatcttgttaaacatcagatAATTCACACGGGAGAGAAGCCGTTTGTTTGCGCTTTATGTGGCAAATGTTTTACTCACAACTCTGCTCTTGTTACACATCAGAAAATTCACACAGGAGATTAA